DNA from Bacillota bacterium:
GCCCGCAGGGTGTTGTCATCGTCGATCCCTTGCACCGGACCGACGAGGACGTCCTTGTCGGAGACGGCCTCGGCCAGGTTCGGCACGGGGATCGCCCCGGCCAGGGCCTCTCCCATGGGCAATCCGATGACGCTGACCGGAGCCCCCAGGCGCAGGAAGGTCTGGGCCACCACGACCTCACGGTCGTCCCCGCCCAAGACAGCCATGTGCAAGCGAGACCAATCGACGGCCACGTCGTGCTCCCCCCAACCGAAGTAGGTCTAGGCGTCCGTCCCTACCCTACCAGTATATGAGGGGCTGCCAGGGGGTGCGATTGGTCGAATGACCTAGGAAGGAGCTTCCATCCGGAGGATGGTCTCGAGGTCGGTGACCAGGCCGGTCAAGCCCCGGACCACCCGGACGGCCTTCATCAGGCCAGGCATGAAGCCCTGTCGTGACAGGCTGTCGTGCCTCAGGGTAAGGGTCTCGCCCGGGCCGCCGAAGATGATCTCGTGGTGGGCCACCAATCCCGGAAGGCGGACACTGTGGATGGGTGTGGTGGAGAGCGGCTCGGCTTTCGCGGCCCCCGGCGGGGGCCCGTCGATGGCCGCCCGAAGCCGCAGGGCCGTCCCGGAGGGCGCGTCCACCTTCGTCTGGTGGTGCAATTCAATGATCTCAGCCCCGGCAAAATAGGCCGCCGCCTCGCGGGCGAAGCGGCCAAGGAGCATGGCACCCACGGAGAAGTTGGGACAGATGACCGCCCCGAGACCGAGCCGCCGGCAGCGGAAGTCGATCTTGTCCAGCTCTCCGAGGGTAAGCCCGGTGGTCCCGACGACCGGTCGGACCCCGTGGGCAATGGCCGCGTCGATGTGTCCGCGAGCTGCCTCGGCCCGGGTGAAATCGATGACCACGTCCACCTTGGTCGCGGCCAGGAGGTCAGGCAGCGAGGGGACGATCGCCAGCCCCAGTCCGGGCCGACCGATGACCGGTCCGAAATCCTCCCCGACGCGCTCGCGGTCGACCGCCGCCACCAACTGCATGTCCGACTGATCGAGAACGGCCCGGGCGGTCTCGGCGCCCATCTTCCCACAGGCGCCGGTCACCGCCACGCGGACCCTTTGATTCATTCTGACGTGCGACCTCCCTCCGGTGTTCCCGCCCGCCTCCGGCCCGACCCCCTAAAGCGTTGAGGGGTCACCGGCCAGAAACTCTCGGTGGCCCCTCCCACAGTCTCGTCTGGAAAACCCTGGGCCAGGCCGGAATCCTTGCCACCAGCATAGCCCCTGCGGCCGGCCAGGTCAACAGAAAAATGCGGCCCCCGGAAGGCACCGCACTTTTCCCGCTCGCAACGGCGATCGGTCAGTGGGTCTCGACGTCGGTGGCCCCGTTCTGCCGGAAGATGAGCGCCGCCTCGTTGACCTTCTGCTCGTCGGCCTTGACCATGGCCAGGATGTTGCCCTCCTTGACCTGCTGCTCATACTTGTGGCTGGATTCCTCGGGAATACCGTAGTCGACCAGGCCGCCGGCCACGCCGCCGGTGACGGCGCCAGTCAGCGCCCCGGCGATGGGTCCTGCCGCCAGGAGCGGCCCGATCCCCGGGATGGCCAGCGCCCCGGCCCCGGCTAGGAGCCCAGCCACGCCGCCGATGACCCCGCCGGTGGTGACCCCCTCACTGACGTCCTCCCCGCCATAGCCCATCTCCCCGGCCCGCGAGCCGGTCGCCCCCCGGGGGCCACTCCCCTGACCTTGCGAGCTGTGCGAGGTCATCTGGCCCGAGCCCCGGCTGCTGGTCGCTCCGTGGTTGCCCTGGCTCTGCCCGCCGCCGGCCCCGTGCATCCCCTGTTGCTTGGTGACGACGTTGATCTCGCCCTTCTTGAACCCCTTCTGCTGCAGTTCATCAATGGCCTTGTCGGCTTGGTTGCGGGACTTGAATACCCCGATGACCGTCTTTTGGCCCATTCCCAATAACCTCCTAGGCTCGCGGCCGACCATTGGCGGCCGGCGGCTTTTTTGTCAAGCCTAGTCTGTGTCTGGAAAGGGCGTCCTATTCGGGCACACGACCACCTGATCGGGAAACATCATCCGGGCCGGGGCCCTGACCTGTCCCGGTATGCCCGAAACCCCCTTCGCCCCTGCTCGTCTGGTCCAGATCCTCCAGAGCGATCAGCCTGGCCCGGGTGACAGGCGCCACGACCAGCTGGGCGATGCGGTCACCCCGCCGAATGACCACCGGCTCGTCGCCCAGGTTGGCCAGAATGACCTTGATCTCGCCGCGGTAGTCCTGATCGATGGTTCCGGGGGCGTTCAGGACGCACAATCCGTGCTTGACGGCCAGGCCGCTACGGGCCCGGACCTGCCCCTCGTAGCCGGGCGGCAGACTGATGGCGAAGCCGGTCGGGATCAGGGCTCGTTTCCCGGGAGCGATGGCGGTCTCCGCGGTCACCGCCGCGGCCAGGTCCAGACCGGCAGCGGCCTGGCTCATGTAGGCCGGGAAGGGCAGGTCATCGTGGCCGGGCAGGCGCCGCACGCCGA
Protein-coding regions in this window:
- the dapB gene encoding 4-hydroxy-tetrahydrodipicolinate reductase; the encoded protein is MNQRVRVAVTGACGKMGAETARAVLDQSDMQLVAAVDRERVGEDFGPVIGRPGLGLAIVPSLPDLLAATKVDVVIDFTRAEAARGHIDAAIAHGVRPVVGTTGLTLGELDKIDFRCRRLGLGAVICPNFSVGAMLLGRFAREAAAYFAGAEIIELHHQTKVDAPSGTALRLRAAIDGPPPGAAKAEPLSTTPIHSVRLPGLVAHHEIIFGGPGETLTLRHDSLSRQGFMPGLMKAVRVVRGLTGLVTDLETILRMEAPS
- the dut gene encoding dUTP diphosphatase; its protein translation is MTDPSPIDRIGPADVPVGVRRLPGHDDLPFPAYMSQAAAGLDLAAAVTAETAIAPGKRALIPTGFAISLPPGYEGQVRARSGLAVKHGLCVLNAPGTIDQDYRGEIKVILANLGDEPVVIRRGDRIAQLVVAPVTRARLIALEDLDQTSRGEGGFGHTGTGQGPGPDDVSRSGGRVPE